Proteins encoded together in one Chryseobacterium taklimakanense window:
- a CDS encoding FtsL-like putative cell division protein, whose protein sequence is MAKRRVTYKPKKKLTFIDIVKGNFLNRDELKVHYKYFLLLFALMMIMIYSNHLVNQKIEIVNALKEQAEEYKSRNAFAQSRLIKVKMESELGKEMISDSLMTLESHPHKLLIKLDSTDAKTQ, encoded by the coding sequence ATGGCAAAGAGAAGAGTAACATATAAACCGAAAAAGAAACTGACCTTCATCGATATTGTAAAGGGAAATTTCCTGAACAGAGATGAACTGAAGGTGCACTACAAATATTTCCTGCTGCTTTTTGCGCTGATGATGATCATGATCTACAGCAATCACCTTGTAAATCAGAAAATTGAAATAGTGAATGCGCTGAAGGAGCAGGCTGAAGAATACAAATCCAGGAACGCTTTTGCACAAAGCCGCCTTATAAAAGTGAAAATGGAGTCTGAACTCGGTAAGGAGATGATTTCGGACTCATTAATGACATTGGAGAGCCATCCGCACAAATTATTGATCAAACTCGACAGTACCGATGCAAAAACACAGTGA
- a CDS encoding UDP-N-acetylmuramoyl-L-alanyl-D-glutamate--2,6-diaminopimelate ligase has product MNLTELLQRIPTLETSGAMNRKVSGIVFDSRKAVENSLYVALKGTLADGHSFIDSAVEKGAKVIICEFLPENFNPEITYIKVKDSSKTLGQLASNYYGNPSEQLTLVGITGTNGKTSVSTLLFDVFTALGFKCALISTVEYRIAGEVIPSTHTTPDVVTLNQILAKAVYEGCEYAFMEVSSHGIHQNRTEGLHFKVGGFTNITHDHLDYHKTFEEYLKTKKRFFDELPAEAFAITNVDDKNGKIMLQNTRAKKVSYAMKTMADFHGRILEVDFNGMLLNFNGKEFWTTLTGKFNAYNLLLVFAVAVELGFNEEEVLQVISTLKRVHGRFETIKSPSGIYFVVDYAHTPDALENVLDSINEIRTKNERLITVFGCGGDRDHAKRPEMGKIATRKSTLAIITSDNPRNENPADIIKDIEQGVEAQNYSKYTSIPDRKDAIKMAIKFAEPRDIIVVAGKGHENYQEINGEKYHFDDREVIEELLKIMGK; this is encoded by the coding sequence ATGAACCTCACAGAGCTATTACAAAGAATTCCAACCCTGGAAACTTCCGGAGCAATGAACCGCAAAGTATCCGGAATTGTTTTCGACAGCCGGAAAGCTGTGGAGAATTCGCTGTATGTAGCCCTGAAAGGAACACTTGCTGACGGGCATTCATTCATAGATTCTGCTGTTGAAAAAGGTGCGAAAGTCATTATTTGTGAATTTTTGCCTGAAAATTTCAATCCGGAAATCACTTATATTAAAGTAAAAGATTCATCAAAAACTTTAGGGCAACTGGCTTCTAATTATTATGGTAATCCGTCCGAGCAGCTCACTTTGGTGGGAATTACGGGAACCAACGGTAAAACTTCGGTCTCCACGCTGCTTTTTGATGTGTTCACGGCTTTGGGTTTCAAATGTGCCTTGATTTCTACCGTTGAATACAGAATTGCCGGTGAGGTCATTCCATCCACGCACACCACTCCGGACGTGGTCACGCTCAACCAGATTTTGGCAAAAGCGGTTTATGAAGGTTGCGAATATGCCTTCATGGAGGTAAGCTCCCACGGGATTCATCAGAACAGAACCGAAGGACTGCACTTTAAAGTTGGCGGCTTTACCAACATCACCCACGACCATCTGGATTATCATAAAACCTTTGAAGAATACCTGAAAACGAAGAAAAGATTTTTCGATGAACTGCCGGCAGAGGCTTTTGCCATCACCAATGTAGATGATAAAAACGGAAAGATAATGCTTCAGAATACGAGAGCAAAAAAAGTTTCCTACGCAATGAAAACGATGGCGGATTTTCACGGCCGAATCCTGGAAGTAGATTTTAACGGAATGCTTTTAAATTTCAACGGCAAAGAATTCTGGACCACTTTAACCGGGAAGTTTAACGCTTATAATTTGCTTCTGGTTTTTGCAGTGGCGGTTGAATTGGGATTTAATGAAGAGGAGGTTTTGCAGGTTATTTCAACTTTGAAAAGAGTGCACGGCAGGTTTGAAACCATCAAATCCCCATCGGGAATTTATTTCGTAGTGGATTATGCGCATACGCCGGATGCTTTAGAGAATGTCTTAGACAGCATTAATGAAATCCGTACAAAAAATGAGCGGTTGATTACCGTTTTTGGCTGCGGAGGCGACCGTGATCATGCGAAACGCCCGGAAATGGGAAAAATTGCGACACGGAAATCCACTTTGGCGATCATCACTTCAGACAATCCGCGGAATGAAAACCCCGCTGATATCATAAAAGATATAGAACAGGGTGTCGAGGCTCAGAATTACAGCAAATACACGTCGATCCCCGACCGGAAAGACGCCATAAAAATGGCTATAAAATTTGCGGAACCAAGGGACATTATCGTAGTTGCCGGAAAAGGCCACGAAAACTACCAGGAAATCAATGGTGAAAAATACCATTTTGATGACCGCGAAGTGATTGAGGAATTATTAAAGATTATGGGAAAATAA
- the mraZ gene encoding division/cell wall cluster transcriptional repressor MraZ, with protein MKNFIGTYECKIDDKGRLKIPSSLAKQMEDFGDESFVVKRSVFQKCLEVYPMKHWEKLMTKINELNRFQKKNADFIRMFTAGVKTVELDNAGRIQVSKDLTVFANLTKDVVVTSAGELFEIWDKGAYEAVISTTEEDFAKLAEEVMGNIYTEE; from the coding sequence ATGAAGAATTTTATCGGCACATACGAATGCAAAATTGACGATAAAGGACGTCTGAAAATACCTTCATCCCTGGCAAAACAGATGGAGGATTTTGGTGATGAATCCTTTGTGGTAAAGCGTTCCGTGTTCCAGAAATGCTTGGAGGTTTACCCGATGAAACATTGGGAAAAACTGATGACAAAGATAAACGAGCTGAACCGTTTTCAGAAGAAAAATGCCGACTTCATTAGAATGTTTACTGCCGGAGTGAAAACCGTGGAGCTTGACAATGCTGGAAGAATACAGGTTTCCAAAGACTTAACGGTTTTTGCGAATCTTACAAAAGATGTGGTGGTTACAAGCGCGGGTGAACTCTTTGAAATTTGGGATAAAGGCGCTTACGAAGCTGTGATCTCTACCACAGAAGAGGATTTCGCAAAGCTGGCAGAAGAGGTAATGGGGAATATTTATACAGAGGAGTAA
- the rsmH gene encoding 16S rRNA (cytosine(1402)-N(4))-methyltransferase RsmH, translated as MYHNPVLLQQSVDDLVTNSDGIYVDCTFGGGGHSREILSRLSERGKLYSFDQDLDALKNNIDDERFTLINQNFRFLENSLLMYGISEVDGILADLGVSSHQFDEADRGFSTRSDAPLDMRMNVMQSLDAKKVINEYEEEALADIFYHYGELREARKLAREIVHQRKSKKISTTEDLKKLFSYIPPHKQNKFFAQVFQAIRIEVNQELEVLKEMLLQAYKILKPGGRLVVISYHSLEDRLVKRFLKNGMFEGEPQRDIYGNYAKAFELIKSKATIPDEKEIEENSRARSAKMRTGIKL; from the coding sequence GTGTATCACAATCCGGTTTTACTGCAGCAAAGCGTAGATGATTTGGTGACGAACTCTGACGGAATTTATGTGGACTGCACTTTCGGAGGTGGCGGGCATTCCCGGGAAATTTTGAGCCGGCTTTCCGAAAGGGGAAAGCTTTACAGCTTTGATCAGGATTTAGATGCTCTTAAAAATAATATTGATGATGAGCGGTTTACTCTTATCAACCAAAATTTCAGATTTCTGGAAAATTCGCTTTTGATGTATGGAATTTCAGAGGTTGACGGTATTTTGGCGGATTTGGGGGTTTCTTCCCACCAGTTTGACGAAGCAGACCGCGGATTTTCAACCAGAAGCGATGCGCCTTTGGATATGCGGATGAATGTAATGCAGAGCCTGGATGCCAAAAAAGTGATCAATGAATATGAGGAGGAGGCGCTCGCTGACATTTTTTACCACTATGGCGAACTGAGAGAAGCCCGGAAACTGGCAAGAGAAATCGTTCATCAAAGAAAAAGTAAAAAAATCAGCACGACGGAGGATTTGAAGAAACTCTTCAGCTACATACCGCCCCACAAGCAAAACAAATTCTTTGCGCAGGTTTTCCAGGCCATAAGAATAGAAGTAAACCAAGAACTGGAGGTGTTGAAAGAAATGCTGCTTCAGGCGTATAAAATTTTAAAACCCGGCGGACGGCTGGTCGTTATTTCATATCATTCTCTGGAAGACCGCCTGGTAAAGCGATTCCTGAAAAACGGAATGTTTGAGGGCGAGCCGCAAAGGGATATTTACGGAAATTATGCGAAAGCTTTCGAATTGATAAAAAGTAAGGCAACAATTCCGGATGAAAAAGAAATTGAAGAAAACTCCCGTGCGCGAAGTGCAAAAATGAGGACTGGAATTAAATTATAA
- a CDS encoding alpha/beta fold hydrolase codes for MLFKTKKEKKFQFISEGEGQPIVLLQGLMGGLSNFTKLISFFSTQGYKVYFPELPIYDLPVLNTNLTSLAKFVAKFIEEEVGEPATVVGNSMGGHAGLILTLSRPELVKHLVLTGSSGLYERSFGDSFPRKSDKEYMKRKAQEVFYDPEVATDELVDEVFSIVNDRGKGIKTVMLARSAIKHNMENELHKIQVPTCIIWGKQDNVTPPEVAVEMDRLIPDSDLFWIDKCGHAAMMEKPDEFNEILYKWLESRK; via the coding sequence ATGTTATTTAAGACCAAAAAAGAAAAAAAGTTCCAATTTATTTCGGAAGGCGAAGGCCAGCCAATCGTCCTGTTGCAGGGGCTGATGGGCGGCTTGAGCAATTTCACCAAATTGATCAGCTTTTTTTCAACCCAAGGATATAAAGTTTATTTCCCGGAACTCCCGATTTATGACCTGCCGGTACTGAACACCAACCTTACCAGTTTGGCAAAGTTTGTAGCTAAATTTATTGAGGAGGAAGTTGGCGAACCCGCAACAGTGGTAGGAAATTCCATGGGTGGACATGCGGGGTTAATTCTCACGCTTTCCCGTCCGGAGCTGGTTAAACATTTGGTTTTAACAGGAAGTTCCGGCCTTTATGAGCGTTCATTTGGTGACAGTTTCCCACGAAAAAGTGATAAGGAATACATGAAACGGAAGGCACAGGAAGTTTTCTACGATCCCGAGGTTGCCACAGATGAACTTGTGGATGAAGTTTTCTCGATTGTAAATGACCGCGGGAAAGGCATTAAAACCGTAATGCTCGCCAGAAGTGCCATAAAACACAATATGGAAAACGAGCTTCACAAAATCCAGGTTCCGACATGCATTATCTGGGGGAAACAGGACAATGTAACGCCGCCCGAAGTTGCTGTAGAAATGGACCGGCTGATTCCTGATTCCGATTTGTTCTGGATCGATAAGTGCGGGCACGCAGCAATGATGGAAAAACCCGATGAGTTCAATGAGATTCTTTACAAATGGCTTGAGTCCCGAAAATAA
- the mraY gene encoding phospho-N-acetylmuramoyl-pentapeptide-transferase — MLYYLYEYLTANGIHIPGLNLLRYISFRAAISVLMSLAIALIYGKKIINFLRRRQMGELVRDLGLEGQKQKEGTPTMGGLIIILATIIPVLLFTKVLNVYILLLLISVVWMGAIGFIDDYLKKIKKNKDGLSGKFKVIGQVGLGLIVGVTMYFHPDVVVKRKYADAQVVNRNNVEQNFMETEKATVSTVPFVKNNEFDYSGVLFWMDADERHENAWMVFIPLVIFIVTAVSNGANITDGIDGLAAGTSAVILLTLAFFAYVSGNIIFADYLNIMFLPNMGETTIFAVAMVGAVIGFFWYNTYPAQVFMGDTGSLMLGGVIAVLAIILRKELLIPVLCGIFLIENISVMLQVGVFKYRKRKFGLEYAQANRLFKMSPLHHHYQKSGYHESKIVNRMIIIGVMLAIICLITLKVR; from the coding sequence ATGTTATACTATCTCTACGAATATTTAACCGCAAACGGGATTCACATTCCGGGACTTAACCTGTTGAGGTACATCTCTTTCAGAGCTGCAATTTCTGTTCTGATGTCGCTTGCGATCGCGCTGATTTACGGAAAGAAAATCATTAATTTCCTTAGACGCAGACAGATGGGCGAACTCGTGCGGGATCTCGGCTTGGAGGGGCAGAAACAAAAGGAAGGAACACCAACAATGGGAGGTTTAATTATCATTTTGGCAACCATAATTCCGGTGCTGCTTTTCACAAAGGTTCTGAATGTGTACATTCTTTTGCTGCTGATTTCAGTGGTTTGGATGGGAGCTATCGGGTTTATTGACGATTATTTAAAGAAAATTAAAAAAAATAAAGACGGCTTAAGCGGGAAATTCAAGGTTATCGGTCAGGTTGGCTTAGGATTGATCGTGGGCGTCACGATGTATTTCCATCCGGATGTGGTTGTAAAAAGAAAATATGCTGATGCACAGGTGGTTAACCGTAACAATGTGGAGCAAAATTTTATGGAGACAGAAAAAGCAACAGTTTCCACCGTGCCATTTGTGAAAAACAATGAGTTCGATTACAGCGGCGTTCTGTTCTGGATGGATGCTGATGAGAGACACGAAAATGCGTGGATGGTATTCATTCCGCTGGTGATTTTCATCGTAACGGCGGTGTCGAACGGCGCCAATATTACTGATGGAATTGACGGGCTTGCGGCCGGGACCAGTGCCGTCATACTTCTGACGCTGGCATTTTTCGCGTACGTTTCAGGGAACATCATTTTTGCAGATTATCTGAACATTATGTTCCTGCCAAATATGGGTGAAACCACCATTTTTGCCGTCGCGATGGTAGGTGCCGTGATTGGATTTTTCTGGTACAATACTTATCCGGCCCAGGTTTTCATGGGCGATACCGGCAGTTTGATGCTCGGCGGCGTGATCGCGGTTTTAGCAATTATTTTAAGAAAAGAACTCCTGATTCCGGTGCTTTGCGGGATTTTCCTCATCGAAAATATTTCCGTGATGCTGCAGGTGGGGGTCTTTAAATACAGAAAAAGAAAATTTGGGTTAGAATATGCCCAGGCCAACAGATTGTTCAAGATGTCACCTCTGCACCACCATTATCAGAAAAGCGGTTACCACGAGAGTAAAATCGTTAACCGTATGATTATCATTGGGGTTATGCTGGCGATCATCTGTTTGATTACGTTGAAAGTGAGATAA
- a CDS encoding penicillin-binding transpeptidase domain-containing protein: protein MQKHSDYDIKRKKTLRWGYVFAFAAFLLFVVFLGRIIILQNTNVKEIKEDYISKNYREATLKAARGNLYASDGSILATTVMRYDIYIDFKTIRDTTYAQNIGALTDSLSQMFGKPRSYFRQKFDAQKAKKNQYYSLIKGLDFDQYDRIRKFPIFVKGKNRGGFIVDRNYKRELATTEIGAGTIGMDDHRGKSGLEAAFSKYLKGQDGTRLEQRVNSAQWKPIDYWKAKEPVDGQDVYTTLDLRIQDIAHSALEKQLINFDAVHGCVVVMEVATGKVKAMVNLRRTEPGIYVDAYNYILKDGIEPGSTFKTVSLLAAMDDGFITEKTTVNVGGGVWNYAGQRISDGHGGGTYEISDVLAKSSNVGTAKLITQYYASKPQVFLDHLKRWKMFDKMDIELPGITKPFVYTPQHSKWNAATLASISYGYSTNFNLLQLTTFYNGIANKGKMLKPLFIEKIMKDGQTLYEAKPEVMVNRMASPEAINMMTHALTKAVEKGTAKSIFTPNLKMAGKTGTARFEYWLPGKMKYRASFAGFYPADNPKYTCYVMVSEPDVAKGFYGATVAAPVFKEIAGKTFLKTPQNVEQELLVDKKVDLSKLTEANVKVTVNNRKMPKVTGLIGKNVIPQLENAGYRVDYKGVGKIREQFPLEGTVINKNQRIYLQLQN, encoded by the coding sequence ATGCAAAAACACAGTGATTACGATATCAAAAGAAAGAAAACTCTAAGGTGGGGCTATGTCTTCGCCTTTGCCGCATTTCTGCTGTTCGTGGTGTTTCTTGGCCGCATCATCATCCTTCAGAATACTAATGTAAAGGAGATCAAAGAAGATTATATCAGCAAAAATTATCGGGAAGCCACCCTGAAGGCTGCTCGTGGAAACCTCTATGCGTCAGACGGTTCCATTCTTGCAACTACAGTGATGCGTTACGACATTTATATCGATTTCAAGACAATCCGTGATACAACTTACGCTCAGAATATCGGTGCTCTTACAGATTCTTTAAGTCAAATGTTTGGAAAACCAAGAAGCTATTTCCGTCAGAAATTTGATGCTCAGAAAGCGAAGAAAAACCAGTACTATTCTTTGATTAAAGGTTTGGATTTTGATCAGTACGACAGAATCCGCAAGTTTCCGATTTTCGTGAAAGGGAAGAACAGAGGCGGATTCATCGTTGACAGAAACTATAAAAGAGAGCTCGCAACCACCGAAATCGGCGCCGGAACCATCGGTATGGATGACCACCGCGGAAAATCCGGTCTTGAAGCGGCTTTTTCAAAATATTTAAAGGGCCAGGATGGAACGAGGCTCGAACAAAGAGTCAATTCCGCACAATGGAAACCCATTGATTACTGGAAAGCCAAAGAACCGGTTGACGGGCAGGATGTTTACACGACTTTGGACCTTAGAATTCAGGACATTGCGCATTCGGCTCTAGAAAAACAGCTCATTAATTTTGATGCCGTTCACGGCTGCGTGGTAGTGATGGAAGTTGCTACCGGAAAGGTAAAAGCGATGGTAAATCTGCGCCGCACAGAGCCTGGAATTTATGTCGACGCCTACAATTATATTCTGAAAGACGGGATTGAGCCCGGCTCTACTTTCAAAACGGTTTCTCTGCTTGCTGCCATGGATGATGGCTTTATCACCGAAAAAACAACAGTAAATGTCGGCGGCGGGGTTTGGAATTACGCAGGACAGAGAATTTCTGACGGTCACGGTGGCGGAACTTACGAGATCAGTGATGTTTTGGCAAAATCCAGCAACGTAGGAACTGCGAAGCTAATCACGCAATATTATGCGAGTAAGCCTCAGGTATTTCTGGATCACTTGAAACGGTGGAAAATGTTTGATAAAATGGACATCGAACTTCCGGGAATTACCAAACCGTTTGTTTACACGCCGCAACACTCTAAATGGAACGCTGCGACTTTAGCGTCTATATCTTACGGTTATTCCACAAACTTCAATTTGCTGCAGCTGACGACTTTCTACAACGGAATTGCCAATAAAGGAAAAATGCTGAAACCGCTTTTCATTGAAAAAATCATGAAAGACGGGCAAACGCTTTATGAGGCAAAACCAGAAGTAATGGTAAACCGAATGGCATCCCCGGAAGCGATCAACATGATGACGCACGCTTTAACCAAAGCTGTAGAAAAAGGAACGGCAAAAAGCATCTTCACCCCAAACCTGAAAATGGCAGGAAAAACAGGAACCGCAAGATTTGAATATTGGTTGCCGGGTAAAATGAAATACCGCGCTTCGTTTGCAGGTTTTTATCCGGCTGACAATCCGAAATATACATGTTATGTGATGGTGAGTGAGCCTGATGTTGCAAAAGGATTTTACGGAGCTACGGTTGCTGCACCAGTCTTTAAGGAAATTGCCGGAAAGACTTTCCTGAAAACTCCACAAAATGTGGAACAGGAGCTTTTGGTTGATAAGAAAGTTGATTTGTCAAAACTGACAGAAGCCAACGTGAAAGTGACTGTGAACAACCGCAAAATGCCTAAAGTAACCGGCCTGATCGGGAAAAATGTCATTCCGCAGCTTGAAAATGCAGGCTACAGAGTAGATTATAAAGGTGTAGGGAAAATAAGGGAGCAATTCCCGCTGGAAGGCACTGTAATTAATAAAAACCAAAGAATTTATCTGCAGCTGCAGAATTAG